TTTTGCTTTATAGTATCCTTCTTTTGTGTAATAGTAGGTTTGTATTGTTGCCATTCACTTTTAGTTTCTAAATTTTGTTGTTGTTTTAGTAGACCTGAGCCAAACTGTCTTGTTGCATTAGTGTTAGCTTCTTCTGCACTTGCAGAAATTGCAGGAATTAAGCAAGTAATAGCTAACGCTGAGGCAAGAACTTTTAACTTTAAATTTTTCATAATAACATCTCCTATTTTAAATTATTTATTAGTGAATCAGTCTCATTTACATCATTGCTATCATCTAAGCTATTTAAGGTGTTATCCAATTTATCTAATTTGCTATCTATGTTATTAATTGATGTATTTGAATTGTCGTTACTAGCACTTTTAGTATTAGGATTGGAGGTAGATGAAGCCTCTGAATTTTTATTTGCTTGTTTATTAACAGCTTCGTGCTTTCTTCCACAGCCGGTAAGAATGACAAAGGTAAAAAGTATTAAAATAACTAGGGTGGTGAATTTCTTCATATGTTTAACCTCCTTTTAAAATTAATATTTATTTAGTTTTGTTGCTTACAAATATAGTTTATCAAGTAACCTTAGGCTGAATCTCCGAGAAATTGTGGCAAAATTAAGGCAAAGCTTAAGAGAATATGTGAATAAAAAAGTTAGTATGCTATAATCAAACTAAAATATAAGGCGGTAAATTTATGGATAATAAACTTATATATATAGCGGATGATGAGGTAAAGATACAAGAGATAATCAGGATGTTCTTAAAGAAAGAAGGATATGAAGTAGAGACATTTTCTGAAGGAAGAAGTCTTTTAGAAAAATTTAAACAGTTTCCAGCAGATATGCTTATAATTGATGTAATGATGCCAGGTATCGATGGTCTAGCTTTATGTTCTGAAATAAGAAAAGAAAGCAACGTACCTATAATTATAATTTCAGCAAAGGATAGTGAGTCAGATAAAATTGCAGGATTGATGCTAGGAAGTGATGATTATATGACTAAACCTTTTAGTCCAGTTGAGCTGGTACTAAGGGTGAAGAGTATTTTCAGAAGAATGGAGCAGGAAAAGACAAATAAAGAAAGTAAGTCAGTGGTTAATATTTCTGATGTTGAGATATTTACGGAAGGAAGATATGCTCTTTGTCATGGACAAGATTTAAAGTTAACTTCTATGGAATTCAATTTATTATTGTATTTAGCTAAAAATATAAATAAGGGAGTAAGTAGAGAGGAACTATTAAATAAGATATGGGGATTTGATAGTGAAGTAGATACAAGAGCAACTGACGATATGATAAAGAGGATCAGAAAAAAACTATCCAATGTAAATTCAAATTTAAAGATAGAAACTCTTTGGGGATTTGGTTTTATAATAGCTAATAAATAGTGAGAAGGGTATTTTATGAAGAAGAAATATAAAACATCAATACAGAAAAGAATATTTTTATCCCATATTATTATTGTAGGTGTTGCACTTTTACTCACAATGATAATTTTTGATGTCTGCCTTAGTTTATACGTAAGGAGAGAAATTAAATCACAAATTATTACGTCAGGACAAATGCTTGCTAAGACGATAGAAGAAGAAAATAAAAGTGGAATAGATGTAGCTGAAAAATATAAAAATTCTAATGAGTTTAATAAGAGTTTAATTCAAATGAATAAAACAATAAAACAATCCCAAGCACTTTTAGATATAAACTATGTGTTATTAGGAAAAAATGAAGATATTATATATCCGCCAAATGAAAATAAACAAGAGTATAATTTTATAGAAAAAAATTTAATGAAAGTTGTAAACAGAAGAATTACATTATCCAGTCTTAATAACAACACTACAATTAATTTCAAAATATCAGGGAATAGATACATTTTAGGAGCATTTAACTTAAACTTGAAGGGAAATAAAGGTGGATATCTTATTGTATATTCAGATTTAGCTAAAAGCAGAAGACTTACTATGGTTGTTAATATTATGTTGTTTTTAATATTACTTGCTGCGGCAGTAATTGCATCGATTATTTCTAATAATGTTTCAGAAAAAATATCAAAGCCAATATATGAATTAGTGAATTATGCAAAAAAAATTGGAGATAGAGAATATAATATTAAGTTTAAAAAGCAAAATGATGATGAAATTGGCAAACTAGTAGATAGTATGGAACTTATGACAAAAAAGCTGGCAGCTTATGATGATACTATGAAGACTTTTATGCAAAATGCATCACATGAACTTCGAACTCCGCTTATGTCAATACAAGGATATGCAGAGGGAATAAAATATGGAGTTGTAGATGAACAGGATAAGGCAATTGAAATAATTATAGATGAAAGTAAAAGACTATCAGAATTAGTTGAGAAATTACTATACTTATCAAAAATTGATGCTATGCAAGATGAGTTCAAGTTTGAGAAAGTAAATGTTGAAGAGATAATCAGAACCTGTATAGATAGAATAAATGGAATTGCAGTTAAAGAAGGAAAAACAATTAGTCTTTCTTCAAATATAGGAGACGTAATGATAATGGCAGATGAGGATAAACTTACACGAGCAATGTTAAATATACTTGGAAATTGTCTTAGATATGCTAAGAAGAATATAAATGTTTCCTTGAAGAAGAATGAGTCCAATATTGAAATTTTAGTCAAAGATGATGGTCCTGGATTTGACAGTAAGGACATAAATAATATATTTGATAGGTTCTATAAAGGTAAAGGTGGAAACTATGGATTGGGATTAGCAATAACTAAAAGTATTATCTCAAGACATGGGGGAACTATAGTTGCTAAGAATGATGTTAATAAAGGAGCTTGCTACCTTGTTAATTTAAAAGATAATTTATAAATTTCAATAAATTTATTTTAGTGGTAATATTATTATGTAGAATAAAATAATTGGAGATATAAATATGAGGAAAATTACTATAGATGAGTTAAAAGCACAAGAAGTTTTTAAAACTCTAAAAAAAGAAACATTAGATGCTTTAGTAAATAATATAGTTGTAACAAGCTTTGAAAAGAATTCCCATGTTTTTAGGGATAAAGAAAAAGTTGATACAGTATACATAGTTTTGAGTGGAAAGTTTTCTTTATATAAACTTGGGGAAAATTCTAATAAGAAAATAATATATATATTAGGTGCGGGGAAAATATTAAATGATGTTATTTTAGATAACCTTGCAGCATCTATTAACTGTGAAGCCTTTGAAGCAGGAGAGCTTATAGCTATAAAGAAATCAGAACTACTTGATATTATGAGTAGAGACTTTGAATTAACGAAAATAATAGTTAATTCTTTGACAATAAAAGTCAGAAGATTGTATAGACAATTAAAGAATACAACACCTCTAAAAATTGAAAAAAGAGTGGCTGCAAAGCTATGGAAGTTATGTAAAGACTATGGAGTAGATTATGATGATGGGGCTCTTATAGATATGAGAATAACTGTAACATACCTAGCAGATATGTTTGGAAGTCAGAGAGAAACTATATCGAGAGCTTTAAAACAGCTTGAGGAATTGAACCTAATAGAAATGAGAGAAAAGAAGATATTCATTATTAATAAAGAAAAGCTTTTGAAATATTTTAAAGGACTGTGATTATTATCACAGTCCTTTGTTTTACGGTTAATTTATAATAAATTCATAGAAAAAGGAGGAGTTGTTGTCATGTTTAGTGAAGAAATTAACAAAGTAAGCGAGGCTGCAAAAGCAAAGATAGGCTTACTAAACAAGAATAAGCTTGGATACTTGCTGTCGGCAATGTTTGCTGGATTGTATGTGGGGCTAGGAATAATGCTTATATTCACAATTGGAGGACTATTGTCATCTGCAAATTCCCCAGCAACTAAAATTGTTATGGGACTAGGTTTCGGTGTAGCACTTAGTTTAGTAATTTTTGCTGGCTCAGAGTTGTTTACAGGAAATAATTTTGTAATGACTGTTGGAATATTAAAAGGGAAAACTTCAGTTTTAGATGCAATTAAAATTTGGATTTTTAGTTTTGTTGGAAATCTGATTGGATCAGTATTAGGAGGATATCTTTATTATGCCACGGGGCTAGGTAAAGCAGCAGTTGGAGAATTTATTGTTAAGACTGCAGCGACAAAGATGGGACTTCCTATTCATGAACTAATAACTAGAGGGATATTTTGTAACATATTAGTTTGTCTTGCGGTTTGGTGTACTTACAGAATGAAAGAAGAAACTGGTAAGCTTATTATGATTTTTTGGTGTCTTTTTGCATTTATAACTTCTGGATTTGAACACAGTATCGCAAATATGACATTGCTATCTATCAGTCTATTTATACCTCATACTGCAGCAGTTAGTATAGGGGGCTTTATATATAATATAGGATTTGTAACATTAGGTAATTTTATCGGAGGAGCTTTATTTTTAGCAATACCATATTACCTTATTTCAAAAGATAAGTAAGATATTATGCATAAAAAAATATTAAGAGGTGTAAGTTATGGGGTTTAAGTTAACTATTGAAAACTTTAATTTGTTACTAGAGAGATATTCTAAGGATTATAAGATATTTGCTCCAAAAATTCTAAAGGGAAAAGGAACTTTTTCGGATACGGACATAGTTAGATATGGAGAAATATCAGATATTGAGGAAGTAGAATTCAATCAAAAGTCAGCGTTTTCTTATAAGGAAACATTATTACCAATAACACAAACTTTGTTCTATTTTACTGAAGATCAGTGGATAGAGCCAAAGGAAGAGGAAAAAGGTGCACTAATTTTCTTAAGAAGCTGTGATATTCATTCTGTTAAAAGAATAGATGATATATATTTAAAGAATGGTGTAGAAGATCCATACTATAAAAAGCTAAGAGAAAAAGCAAAGTTTATACTTATTGGATGTGAAAATAGCTTTGATAATTGTTTTTGTGTAAGCATGGGAACAAATAAAACTGATGGACAAGATGCTTATGTAAAACTAGATGGAGAAATGGTTTACTTTGATGTAAAGGATTCACAACTAGAAGAGTATATAGGTGATTTGGAGAGAGAAACTGTGGATATATCACCTGATTTTGTGGACAAAAATGAAGTGACTGTGAATATTCCAGATAATCTAGATATTAAAGTTATGGATTCAGAAGTATGGAAAGAATATTCAGCTAGATGTATAGCTTGTGGAAGATGTAATTTTGTTTGCCCTACTTGTACATGCTTTACTACACAAGACATTTTCTATAAGGATAATGCAAAGGCAGGAGAAAGAAGAATAGTCTGGGCTTCATGTCATGTAGATGGCTATACTAATATGGCTGGTGGACATAGCTTTAGGCTAGATAAAGGCCAAAGAATGAGATTTAAGGTTTTACACAAAGTATATGATTATAAAAAGAGATGGGGATATCATATGTGTGTAGGATGTGGTAGATGTGATGATATTTGTCCAGAATATATCTCCTTCTCAAACTGTGTAAATAAATTAGATGCTGCAATGGATGAGGTGAATAAAAATGAGTAATGTGTATATGCCATTCAAAACTGAAATATTAGATATAAAACAACATACAGATATTGAATATACTTTTAGATTATCTTTTCAAGGAGAAGTTAAACCAGGACAATTTTTTGAATTATCTCTTCCTAAGTACGGGGAAGCACCTATCTCTGTTTCAGGAATAGGGGAGGGTTACGTAGAACTAACCATAAGAAGAGTTGGAGTTGTAACTAACGAGATATTTAACTACCATGTAGGTCAAAACTTATTTATGAGAGGACCTTATGGGAATGGTTTTGATACAGAAATTTATAAGGGAAAAGAACTTATTGTAGTAGCTGGTGGAACAGGTTTATCTCCTGTTAGAGGAGTTATAGACCATTTTGCTAAGAACAGGGATGAGATAAAGAAATTAACTTTAATTACAGGGTTTAAATCTCCAAAGGATATTCTATTTAAAGAAGATCTAAATGAGTGGGAAAAAACAATAGATGTAGTGTTAACTGTAGATGGAGCAGATGAAGATTATAAAGGGAATGTAGGACTTGTTACAAAATATATTCCAGAAGTTAAGGTTGAGGATATGGATACACTTCAAGTTATTGTTGTTGGTCCTCCGATAATGATGAAATTTGCAGTAGCAGAATTCTTGAAATTAGGGTTAAAAGAAGAAAATATATGGATTTCACATGAAAGAAAAATGTGCTGTGGAGTTGGAAAATGCGGGCACTGTAAAATAGATGATACCTATGTGTGTATAGATGGACCTGTATTTAATTATACAAAAGGAAAGCTATTAAGGGATTAGGGGGAATAGATGTGGATATAAATACTAAAGCTCTCAAAAAAAATGCTTTTAGGGTTACAAAGAAAAGAGGAATGACTGCCTCAAGAATAAGAGTACCAGGAGGCCATTTAAAGGCAGAATATTTAAGTCTAATTCAAGAAATTGCAGATAAGTATGGTAATGGTACAGTACATTTAACTACTAGACAAGGTTTTGAAGTACCAGACATAGATATGAAGGACATACCTGAGGTTAATAGATTGCTTCAACCTATTATAGAAGGACTAGAAATTAATCAAGAGGTACCGGGAGAAGGATATACTGCAGCAGGAACTAGAAATGTATCTGCATGTATAGGTAATAGAGTATGTCCTTTTGCGAATTATGATACATCTGGATTTGCTCAAAGAATAGAAAAAGATATTTTCCCTAATGACTTGCACTTTAAGATAGCTTTAACAGGTTGTCCTAATGATTGTATGAAGGTAAGAATGCATGACTTTGGAATCATAGGTATGACAGAGCCACAGTATGATGCTTACAGATGCATAGGTTGTCAAGCTTGTGTAAATAACTGCAAAAAAAGAGCAACCGGAGCATTAAAATTTGAAAACTTTAAAGTTGTTAGAGATCATGATAAATGTATAGGTTGTGGGGAATGTGTAGGAAAATGTCCAACAGGCGCTTGGACTAGAAGTGAAGAAAAGTATTATAGATTAGCTATCATGGGAAGATCAGGTAAGAAGAATCCTAGATTAGCAGAAGATTTCATTATCTGGGCAGATGAAGCTAGCATAAGAAAAATTATTCTAAATACTTATGACTATGTTACTGAATATATTGATAAAGAAGCTCCTGGCGGAAAAGAGCATATAGGATATATTATTGATAGAACTGGCTTTGAAGAATACAAAAAGTGGGCATTTAAAGATGTTGAACTTGGAGAAAAGGCTGTTGTTAAAGATAATATATACTGGAGTGGAATTAGATATTAACAAAATATATAAAATAATCCCCAAAATGATTTATACATTTTGGGGATTATTTCAAAATGTAACTTTGGGAACTTCAGTAGCTCCTTGAGTAGCCTTGAAATATTCTTTGTCTGGATATTTAGAACCAAAAAACATATTAACAAAAAATCTTTTTTTATAACTGTTAAAGTCTTGAACAGAATCATTATAGTCTTTTCTTGCAACAGCAATTCTATTCTCAGTGCCAGCTAACTCATCTTGAAGCCTCATAAAGTTTTCATTAGCTTTCAAAACAGGATAATTTTCTACAATAACATTAAGACTTCTAAGAGCAGTAGTTAATTCAGCATCTCCTTGAGCCTTCATAGCCGGAGAGGAAGTTCCAGCAATTTTCATTCTAGCATTAGCAATATCAGTAAATACCTTTTCTTCATGACTTGTGTAACCCTTCACTGTTTCTACAAGATTTGGAATTAGATCATTTCTTCTTTGAAGTTGATTATCTATTTGGCTAAAATTCGAGGCTACTTTTTGATCTTTTGAAATTAAATTATTATAACTAGTTATATATGTACCACCCAATATAGCTATAATAGCTATGACAACTACTATAGGTATTAATAAAGAAGAATTCCTTTTCATTTTTTTACCTCCTTAAGTCTATATTCTTACCATCCACCAGAGGATCCTCCACCGCCTGAAGAACCTCCACCGAAACCGCCAGATGAGCCACTGGAACATCCAAATGGACCGCCACCTCCGTAATAGCCACCCCAGAAACCTCCATAATATCTTCCGCCATTTCTTCCTCTAGGACCGCCACCACCAAACAGTCGAATAACTACTAAGAATAATATAATTGAGAATATAGGAAGAACGCCTTTAAATAAAGAGGATGTATTTTGAATATTTGTAGAAGTATCTAAATCAGAATTAGAGCTTGGCAGTGGATTATTACTGACATAGTTAGTTACATCTATGTTGTATTCCTGACCAATATCTAAAAGAATTCTGTTATATAGCGTTGTTATGCCTTTATCATATTCTCCAGCTTTAAAAAAACTTGATAATTCTCTCAAATATGTACCTGTTTTTGCATCGGGCAAGATTCCTTCTAATCCATATCCCACTTCAATCCGAAATTTTTGATCATTTTTTGAGATTAATATTAAGACCCCATTATTTTTTTCCTTACTTCCTATTCCCCATTGTCTAAAAAGAGAATTAGCATATTCCTCTATTGGGGTATTGTCCAATGAATTAATTGTTACCACTGCAATTTCAGCTGTAGTTTTATTTTTAATATCTTCAGAGGTTCGAAGTACATAATCCTTAGTATCTGAAGAAAACATTCTTGCATAGTCTTGAAAATAAATATTTGAAGTTGGTTTGGTAGGAATTTCTGATTTTTTATTAGTGCAGCTTATAAATAACATTGATATAATAACAAAA
This genomic window from Clostridium sp. 'White wine YQ' contains:
- a CDS encoding response regulator transcription factor, giving the protein MDNKLIYIADDEVKIQEIIRMFLKKEGYEVETFSEGRSLLEKFKQFPADMLIIDVMMPGIDGLALCSEIRKESNVPIIIISAKDSESDKIAGLMLGSDDYMTKPFSPVELVLRVKSIFRRMEQEKTNKESKSVVNISDVEIFTEGRYALCHGQDLKLTSMEFNLLLYLAKNINKGVSREELLNKIWGFDSEVDTRATDDMIKRIRKKLSNVNSNLKIETLWGFGFIIANK
- a CDS encoding sensor histidine kinase, which codes for MKKKYKTSIQKRIFLSHIIIVGVALLLTMIIFDVCLSLYVRREIKSQIITSGQMLAKTIEEENKSGIDVAEKYKNSNEFNKSLIQMNKTIKQSQALLDINYVLLGKNEDIIYPPNENKQEYNFIEKNLMKVVNRRITLSSLNNNTTINFKISGNRYILGAFNLNLKGNKGGYLIVYSDLAKSRRLTMVVNIMLFLILLAAAVIASIISNNVSEKISKPIYELVNYAKKIGDREYNIKFKKQNDDEIGKLVDSMELMTKKLAAYDDTMKTFMQNASHELRTPLMSIQGYAEGIKYGVVDEQDKAIEIIIDESKRLSELVEKLLYLSKIDAMQDEFKFEKVNVEEIIRTCIDRINGIAVKEGKTISLSSNIGDVMIMADEDKLTRAMLNILGNCLRYAKKNINVSLKKNESNIEILVKDDGPGFDSKDINNIFDRFYKGKGGNYGLGLAITKSIISRHGGTIVAKNDVNKGACYLVNLKDNL
- a CDS encoding Crp/Fnr family transcriptional regulator, with the protein product MRKITIDELKAQEVFKTLKKETLDALVNNIVVTSFEKNSHVFRDKEKVDTVYIVLSGKFSLYKLGENSNKKIIYILGAGKILNDVILDNLAASINCEAFEAGELIAIKKSELLDIMSRDFELTKIIVNSLTIKVRRLYRQLKNTTPLKIEKRVAAKLWKLCKDYGVDYDDGALIDMRITVTYLADMFGSQRETISRALKQLEELNLIEMREKKIFIINKEKLLKYFKGL
- a CDS encoding formate/nitrite transporter family protein; its protein translation is MFSEEINKVSEAAKAKIGLLNKNKLGYLLSAMFAGLYVGLGIMLIFTIGGLLSSANSPATKIVMGLGFGVALSLVIFAGSELFTGNNFVMTVGILKGKTSVLDAIKIWIFSFVGNLIGSVLGGYLYYATGLGKAAVGEFIVKTAATKMGLPIHELITRGIFCNILVCLAVWCTYRMKEETGKLIMIFWCLFAFITSGFEHSIANMTLLSISLFIPHTAAVSIGGFIYNIGFVTLGNFIGGALFLAIPYYLISKDK
- the asrA gene encoding anaerobic sulfite reductase subunit AsrA, with the translated sequence MGFKLTIENFNLLLERYSKDYKIFAPKILKGKGTFSDTDIVRYGEISDIEEVEFNQKSAFSYKETLLPITQTLFYFTEDQWIEPKEEEKGALIFLRSCDIHSVKRIDDIYLKNGVEDPYYKKLREKAKFILIGCENSFDNCFCVSMGTNKTDGQDAYVKLDGEMVYFDVKDSQLEEYIGDLERETVDISPDFVDKNEVTVNIPDNLDIKVMDSEVWKEYSARCIACGRCNFVCPTCTCFTTQDIFYKDNAKAGERRIVWASCHVDGYTNMAGGHSFRLDKGQRMRFKVLHKVYDYKKRWGYHMCVGCGRCDDICPEYISFSNCVNKLDAAMDEVNKNE
- the asrB gene encoding anaerobic sulfite reductase subunit AsrB, giving the protein MSNVYMPFKTEILDIKQHTDIEYTFRLSFQGEVKPGQFFELSLPKYGEAPISVSGIGEGYVELTIRRVGVVTNEIFNYHVGQNLFMRGPYGNGFDTEIYKGKELIVVAGGTGLSPVRGVIDHFAKNRDEIKKLTLITGFKSPKDILFKEDLNEWEKTIDVVLTVDGADEDYKGNVGLVTKYIPEVKVEDMDTLQVIVVGPPIMMKFAVAEFLKLGLKEENIWISHERKMCCGVGKCGHCKIDDTYVCIDGPVFNYTKGKLLRD
- the asrC gene encoding sulfite reductase subunit C, which codes for MDINTKALKKNAFRVTKKRGMTASRIRVPGGHLKAEYLSLIQEIADKYGNGTVHLTTRQGFEVPDIDMKDIPEVNRLLQPIIEGLEINQEVPGEGYTAAGTRNVSACIGNRVCPFANYDTSGFAQRIEKDIFPNDLHFKIALTGCPNDCMKVRMHDFGIIGMTEPQYDAYRCIGCQACVNNCKKRATGALKFENFKVVRDHDKCIGCGECVGKCPTGAWTRSEEKYYRLAIMGRSGKKNPRLAEDFIIWADEASIRKIILNTYDYVTEYIDKEAPGGKEHIGYIIDRTGFEEYKKWAFKDVELGEKAVVKDNIYWSGIRY
- a CDS encoding LemA family protein, yielding MKRNSSLLIPIVVVIAIIAILGGTYITSYNNLISKDQKVASNFSQIDNQLQRRNDLIPNLVETVKGYTSHEEKVFTDIANARMKIAGTSSPAMKAQGDAELTTALRSLNVIVENYPVLKANENFMRLQDELAGTENRIAVARKDYNDSVQDFNSYKKRFFVNMFFGSKYPDKEYFKATQGATEVPKVTF
- a CDS encoding TPM domain-containing protein; translated protein: MNRKNLQFFLGFFVIISMLFISCTNKKSEIPTKPTSNIYFQDYARMFSSDTKDYVLRTSEDIKNKTTAEIAVVTINSLDNTPIEEYANSLFRQWGIGSKEKNNGVLILISKNDQKFRIEVGYGLEGILPDAKTGTYLRELSSFFKAGEYDKGITTLYNRILLDIGQEYNIDVTNYVSNNPLPSSNSDLDTSTNIQNTSSLFKGVLPIFSIILFLVVIRLFGGGGPRGRNGGRYYGGFWGGYYGGGGPFGCSSGSSGGFGGGSSGGGGSSGGW